A genomic region of Azoarcus sp. KH32C contains the following coding sequences:
- a CDS encoding acyl-CoA dehydrogenase family protein translates to MNDRNPSPVAAKLGPLGAEPPLSETAAMILESLQRYAVEVMRPIGTRLDRMTPEEVAAADSPYWEARRKFVELGFGVEALLGFEPEERGKMMCLLFETLGWGDSGLAISFGAAMLPQYMCAVLGRDDLLKLYPDAVLGCWGITEPDHGSDSLDPNRMIFHPQGQYGRPNCWARIDGDEVVINGQKSAWVSNGTIADVCVLYCATDTGTSLDPQRGCVVIVPMDAKGVSRGKPLDKLGQRALNQGEVYFDNVRVPRNHLLAGPEEFQAAVKIIHTAANGLMGATFTGVARAAYELALDYAHERKQGGVPIIRHQAVAQRLFHMFRKVEASRALTNRVVHYNFISPELSLHAAMTAKVTATQTSFEVASDALQIFGGNGLTREYPVEKLLRDARASLIEDGCNEILSIKGGYYLADPDRL, encoded by the coding sequence ATGAACGACCGGAACCCAAGTCCCGTCGCCGCAAAACTGGGCCCACTGGGTGCAGAGCCGCCGCTTTCCGAAACGGCGGCCATGATCCTGGAGAGTCTCCAGCGCTATGCAGTCGAGGTGATGCGTCCCATCGGCACCCGGTTGGACCGGATGACGCCGGAGGAAGTGGCGGCGGCCGATTCGCCGTACTGGGAGGCCCGTCGCAAGTTCGTCGAGCTGGGGTTCGGCGTCGAGGCGCTGCTCGGGTTCGAGCCGGAAGAACGCGGCAAGATGATGTGCCTGCTGTTCGAAACCCTGGGCTGGGGCGACTCGGGCCTTGCGATTTCCTTCGGCGCGGCGATGCTGCCGCAATACATGTGCGCGGTGCTCGGTCGCGACGACCTGCTGAAGCTTTACCCGGATGCTGTGCTCGGCTGCTGGGGGATCACCGAGCCGGATCACGGTTCCGATTCCCTCGATCCGAACCGGATGATCTTTCATCCGCAAGGGCAGTACGGCCGCCCGAACTGTTGGGCGCGGATCGACGGCGACGAGGTCGTCATCAACGGACAGAAGTCGGCCTGGGTCTCCAATGGCACGATCGCCGATGTCTGCGTGCTGTACTGCGCGACCGATACCGGGACGTCGCTTGATCCGCAGCGCGGTTGCGTCGTGATCGTGCCGATGGATGCGAAGGGCGTCTCGCGTGGCAAGCCGCTGGACAAGCTCGGCCAGCGTGCGCTCAACCAGGGCGAGGTCTACTTCGACAACGTTCGCGTGCCGCGCAATCACCTGCTGGCGGGGCCAGAAGAATTCCAGGCCGCGGTAAAGATCATCCACACCGCCGCCAACGGGCTGATGGGCGCGACCTTTACCGGCGTGGCGCGGGCAGCGTACGAACTCGCACTCGACTATGCCCATGAGCGCAAGCAGGGCGGGGTGCCGATCATCCGCCACCAGGCCGTGGCGCAGCGCCTGTTCCACATGTTCCGCAAGGTTGAGGCCTCGCGGGCGCTGACGAACCGCGTCGTCCATTACAACTTCATCTCGCCCGAACTCTCGCTGCATGCGGCGATGACGGCCAAGGTGACGGCCACGCAGACTTCGTTCGAGGTCGCCAGCGACGCCTTGCAGATCTTCGGCGGCAACGGACTGACGCGTGAGTACCCGGTGGAGAAGCTGCTGCGCGATGCCCGTGCCTCGCTGATCGAGGACGGCTGCAACGAAATCCTTTCCATCAAGGGCGGCTACTACCTCGCCGACCCGGATCGTCTGTGA
- a CDS encoding RND family transporter: MEAKELRHRLARFALGHRFLVLTVMALATAFFAVGLQRIEVRTIFSDLFPKSHPFVQAYKDHPNFGNPLTITVMVKRKDGKDLYQPETMKKIWDMSREIDLAPGVDHDQILSIATEKARYTVVTSDGIYSNPIMDDHPPTTAEELAEVRRRVNESAGARTFLVSEDGTAAVINATFIERLVDYGQLFGFVQDLVARESDSAHEVYIAGWPMLTGWVYFFGSDTAKIFGVTLALMFGLLALHMRNVAGIVTPLIVSTVSAVWGFGLVGWIGHPVEPLLMVVPLLLIARCFSHCVQATERYYELLQQFGDKHKAAETSLVSLVWPGTLGIFTDVVGLLLVAIAPIPALERFALFTGLWAINLIPTSVFLTPVLLSLLPRPKNLDHLLAAAGQGGALQRGMQKLLLAIGSFAVGRRARFTAAVFVVLSVLAVVEMFRIQVGNPVDGSNLLRDDSQFNVAVREINRNFPGLMTLEVIFEGKSGRIVRQADTLGTMQSLQHCLESGPNPPTATLSFADYAPEANRVFNGGNPKWAPLDPDDASAAAAAGALMVGTNAKAYLHVTDFEQQNGTVSLWYPNNKQATVDAALVEARKCIAGVGESHPNFLIRLGAGSIALQQSINDTVDLYQWYILGALNLVILTGCSLAYRSIAAGLVLLVPVNLANVFLTAAMSLFGLGLDVNSLPILAIGIGVGIDYGIYLLTRICEEYHLAHKDLPRAIRGALTTCGKAIFFTASLMTLGIAPWYFLSELKFLSDMGLMLVVVMLINMVLALLLVPLLVYLFRPRFLESDISVLSESVEAPDPAGLRVSVATL; encoded by the coding sequence ATGGAGGCAAAGGAATTGCGCCATCGGTTGGCCAGGTTCGCCCTCGGCCACCGGTTCCTGGTGCTGACAGTGATGGCATTGGCGACGGCGTTCTTTGCCGTCGGCCTGCAGCGCATCGAGGTGCGGACGATCTTTTCGGACCTGTTCCCGAAGAGTCATCCCTTCGTCCAGGCGTACAAGGATCATCCCAACTTCGGCAATCCGCTGACCATCACGGTGATGGTCAAGCGCAAGGACGGGAAGGACCTGTACCAGCCGGAGACGATGAAGAAGATCTGGGACATGTCGCGCGAGATCGACCTCGCGCCCGGCGTCGACCATGACCAGATCCTCTCCATCGCCACCGAGAAGGCCCGCTACACGGTCGTGACCTCCGACGGGATCTATTCGAATCCGATCATGGACGACCATCCGCCGACGACCGCCGAGGAGCTCGCGGAGGTGCGTCGGCGCGTGAATGAATCGGCTGGCGCACGTACCTTCCTCGTCTCGGAAGACGGCACCGCGGCCGTGATCAACGCGACCTTCATCGAGCGGCTGGTGGATTACGGCCAGTTGTTCGGCTTCGTGCAGGATCTCGTCGCCCGGGAGAGCGATTCCGCGCATGAAGTCTATATCGCGGGCTGGCCGATGCTGACCGGCTGGGTGTATTTCTTCGGCTCGGATACCGCGAAGATCTTCGGCGTCACGCTGGCGCTGATGTTCGGTCTGCTGGCACTGCATATGCGCAACGTCGCCGGCATCGTCACGCCGCTGATCGTGAGCACCGTGTCGGCGGTGTGGGGCTTCGGGCTCGTGGGCTGGATCGGGCATCCGGTGGAGCCACTGCTGATGGTGGTGCCGCTGCTGCTGATCGCGCGCTGCTTCAGTCATTGCGTGCAGGCCACGGAGCGTTACTACGAACTGCTGCAGCAGTTCGGCGACAAGCACAAGGCCGCCGAGACGTCGCTCGTCTCGCTGGTGTGGCCGGGCACGCTGGGCATCTTCACCGACGTCGTCGGCCTGCTGCTGGTGGCGATTGCGCCAATACCCGCGCTGGAACGCTTCGCGCTTTTCACCGGCCTGTGGGCGATCAACCTGATCCCCACCAGCGTGTTCCTGACGCCGGTGCTGCTGAGCCTGCTGCCGCGCCCGAAGAATCTCGACCACCTGCTGGCCGCCGCCGGTCAGGGCGGGGCGCTGCAGCGCGGGATGCAGAAGCTGCTGCTCGCCATCGGAAGTTTTGCGGTGGGTCGACGGGCGCGCTTCACCGCAGCCGTCTTCGTCGTGCTGAGCGTGCTCGCCGTCGTCGAGATGTTCCGCATCCAGGTCGGCAATCCAGTCGACGGCAGCAACCTGCTGCGCGACGACTCGCAGTTCAACGTCGCGGTGCGCGAGATCAACCGCAACTTCCCCGGCCTGATGACGCTGGAAGTGATCTTCGAAGGCAAATCCGGCCGCATCGTCCGCCAGGCCGACACGCTGGGCACGATGCAGTCGCTGCAACACTGCCTGGAGAGCGGCCCCAATCCGCCGACCGCGACGCTGTCCTTCGCCGACTACGCGCCGGAGGCGAACCGTGTGTTCAACGGCGGCAACCCGAAGTGGGCGCCGCTCGACCCCGATGACGCGTCGGCCGCGGCTGCTGCCGGCGCGCTGATGGTTGGGACGAACGCCAAGGCCTATCTGCACGTTACCGACTTCGAGCAGCAAAACGGCACGGTTTCGCTGTGGTACCCCAATAACAAGCAGGCGACCGTCGACGCGGCGCTGGTCGAGGCACGCAAGTGCATCGCCGGAGTCGGCGAGTCCCATCCCAACTTCCTGATCCGCCTCGGGGCCGGCTCCATCGCGCTGCAGCAGTCGATCAACGACACCGTGGATCTGTACCAGTGGTACATCCTCGGCGCGCTGAACCTGGTGATCCTGACCGGCTGCTCGCTTGCCTACCGCTCGATTGCCGCCGGGCTGGTGCTGCTGGTGCCGGTGAATCTCGCCAACGTCTTCCTCACCGCCGCGATGTCGCTGTTCGGGTTGGGGCTGGACGTGAATTCGCTGCCGATCCTCGCGATCGGGATCGGCGTCGGTATCGACTACGGCATCTACCTGCTGACCCGCATCTGCGAGGAATACCACCTCGCGCACAAGGATCTGCCGCGCGCGATCCGTGGTGCGCTGACCACCTGCGGCAAGGCGATCTTCTTCACCGCGAGCTTGATGACGCTGGGCATCGCGCCCTGGTACTTCCTGTCGGAGCTCAAGTTCCTCTCCGACATGGGCCTGATGCTGGTGGTGGTGATGCTGATCAACATGGTCCTGGCCCTGCTGCTGGTGCCGCTGCTGGTGTACCTGTTCCGCCCCCGTTTCCTCGAATCGGACATCTCGGTGCTTTCGGAATCGGTTGAAGCGCCCGATCCGGCGGGCCTGCGGGTCTCGGTGGCGACGTTGTAG
- a CDS encoding AMP-binding protein, which yields MTARDEQILANLIANRAETHPDLDVVTFEHPGCPDEVRTYRQLWDNGRCVAAALKAGRVANGGHFALLMQNHPEFLDAMVGASISGAVFVPIDPRTKGDKLVYMLRHSGCRGVICADYVLDNLEAVRGQLPELEWIWVIDSGVRTDKPLAGYAGVRRLAEVLDIAVPEVEIVSDDPSKPMEIMYTSGTTGDPKGVVIPHARFAAVGNWHGFLGYRPDDRPYTGLSLTHGNAQLVTLSCVLKLGMRAVISRKFSKSRLWDIARKYGCTTFTLLGGMTTAICSEPPRANDADNPVRFVISAGMPAAIWRDFERRFGVEILEFYGAVEGGLSIKPVGEGPVGSVGKPPATLRMRIVDDYGQDVAPGERGEIIFKPADGSAPSVAYLHNPEASAAKTRGGWLRMGDIGHVDADGWLFFDFRMGGAIRHNGDFVNPAAIEKVLAESPMVSDVFVYGIDAASGAPGEKDVVAAIVPEAGVEFAPDALFRLCREKLDSSSVPSYLQVVAEIPKTASEKPQERFLKDAFKAAGAEIHEERRTESMVR from the coding sequence ATGACCGCAAGAGACGAACAGATTCTCGCCAATCTCATCGCCAACCGGGCCGAAACCCACCCGGACCTGGACGTGGTGACCTTCGAGCATCCGGGCTGCCCGGACGAGGTGCGCACCTATCGCCAGCTTTGGGACAACGGCCGGTGTGTCGCGGCGGCGCTCAAGGCAGGGCGAGTCGCCAACGGTGGGCATTTTGCGCTGCTGATGCAGAACCACCCGGAGTTCCTCGACGCCATGGTCGGCGCGTCGATCAGCGGGGCCGTCTTCGTTCCCATCGACCCGCGTACCAAGGGCGACAAGCTGGTGTACATGCTGCGCCACTCCGGCTGCCGGGGCGTGATCTGTGCCGACTACGTGCTCGACAACCTCGAGGCGGTGCGCGGGCAGTTGCCGGAGCTGGAATGGATCTGGGTCATCGACAGCGGGGTGCGCACCGACAAGCCGCTCGCCGGGTATGCGGGCGTGCGGCGCCTGGCGGAGGTCCTCGACATTGCGGTGCCGGAGGTGGAGATCGTCTCGGACGATCCGTCGAAGCCGATGGAGATCATGTACACCTCGGGTACTACCGGCGACCCGAAGGGCGTCGTGATTCCGCACGCGCGCTTTGCCGCAGTCGGAAACTGGCATGGATTCCTCGGCTACCGCCCGGACGACCGGCCCTATACCGGTCTGTCGCTGACCCACGGCAACGCTCAATTGGTGACCCTGTCCTGCGTGCTCAAGCTGGGCATGCGGGCGGTGATCAGCCGGAAGTTCTCCAAGTCGCGCCTGTGGGACATCGCCCGCAAGTACGGCTGCACCACCTTCACGCTGCTGGGCGGCATGACCACCGCCATCTGCAGCGAGCCGCCCCGCGCCAATGACGCCGACAACCCGGTGCGCTTCGTGATCAGCGCGGGCATGCCGGCGGCGATCTGGCGCGACTTCGAGCGCCGTTTCGGCGTCGAGATCCTGGAGTTCTACGGCGCGGTGGAGGGGGGACTGAGCATCAAGCCGGTCGGCGAAGGACCGGTCGGAAGCGTCGGCAAGCCGCCTGCAACGCTTCGCATGCGGATCGTCGACGACTACGGGCAGGACGTTGCGCCGGGCGAGCGCGGTGAAATCATCTTCAAGCCCGCCGACGGATCCGCGCCGTCGGTCGCCTACCTCCACAACCCGGAAGCCTCGGCCGCAAAGACGCGCGGCGGCTGGCTGCGGATGGGCGACATCGGTCATGTCGATGCGGACGGCTGGCTGTTCTTCGATTTCCGCATGGGGGGCGCGATCCGCCACAACGGCGACTTCGTGAATCCCGCCGCGATCGAGAAAGTGCTCGCCGAGAGCCCGATGGTTTCCGACGTCTTTGTATATGGCATCGATGCGGCCTCCGGTGCCCCCGGCGAGAAGGACGTGGTGGCCGCGATCGTGCCCGAGGCCGGCGTGGAATTCGCGCCCGACGCGCTGTTCCGCCTATGCCGCGAAAAGCTCGATAGCTCGAGCGTCCCGAGCTACCTGCAGGTGGTGGCGGAAATCCCCAAGACCGCGTCGGAAAAGCCGCAGGAGCGCTTCCTGAAGGATGCCTTCAAGGCCGCCGGCGCCGAGATCCACGAAGAGCGCCGCACCGAATCGATGGTGCGCTAG
- a CDS encoding YCF48-related protein: MKALNPRSTLCAAVAASLLALAGASAATSQGPASPAPKVIRSGAAHDALFDLAFDGQQGIAVGAFGTIVGSDDGGASWAPLVVPPKTPVLLGATIRGGHCLAVGQLGTILAADDCRQWRPVASVGNARLMAVSLNGRGQAYAVGAFGTVLRSTDGGHAWQPVTIDWTGIGEGGAEPHLYDVHVADDGAITIVGEFGVILRSTDGVRWQVVHRGEQSLFGLAQAGDGSAYAVGQAGTVLASSDGGVSWKALPTGSAAILTGVWSDGRGRIVASGINTILRSEDGGASWRRVDSRLVTQAWHQAVAAARRGGEGGGKEEGAWRVMTAGAAGTLLELAP; the protein is encoded by the coding sequence GTGAAGGCCCTCAATCCCAGATCCACGTTGTGCGCCGCGGTTGCGGCTTCGCTGCTGGCGCTGGCCGGCGCCAGCGCTGCCACGTCGCAAGGCCCGGCGAGTCCCGCGCCCAAGGTCATCCGCAGCGGCGCCGCCCACGACGCCCTGTTCGATCTCGCGTTCGACGGACAGCAGGGCATCGCCGTCGGCGCCTTCGGCACCATCGTCGGCAGCGACGACGGTGGTGCAAGTTGGGCTCCGCTGGTGGTCCCGCCGAAGACGCCGGTGCTGCTCGGCGCGACGATTCGCGGCGGTCACTGCCTCGCGGTCGGTCAGCTCGGGACGATCCTCGCCGCCGACGACTGCCGTCAGTGGCGCCCCGTCGCCTCGGTCGGCAACGCGCGGCTGATGGCGGTGAGCCTGAACGGCCGCGGGCAGGCCTACGCCGTCGGTGCCTTCGGCACGGTGCTGCGCTCCACCGACGGCGGCCATGCGTGGCAGCCGGTCACGATCGACTGGACCGGAATCGGCGAGGGCGGCGCCGAACCGCATCTCTACGACGTCCACGTCGCCGACGACGGCGCGATCACGATCGTCGGCGAGTTCGGCGTGATCCTGCGCTCGACCGACGGCGTGCGCTGGCAGGTCGTGCACCGCGGCGAACAGTCGCTCTTTGGCCTCGCGCAGGCCGGCGACGGCAGCGCCTATGCCGTGGGCCAGGCCGGCACGGTGCTGGCCAGCTCCGACGGCGGTGTGAGCTGGAAAGCACTGCCGACCGGTTCAGCCGCGATCCTGACCGGCGTCTGGAGCGACGGCCGCGGGCGCATCGTCGCCTCCGGCATCAACACCATCCTGCGCAGCGAGGACGGTGGCGCGAGCTGGCGCCGCGTCGACTCCCGGCTCGTCACCCAGGCCTGGCATCAAGCCGTGGCCGCCGCCCGTCGGGGCGGCGAGGGAGGAGGGAAAGAGGAAGGCGCCTGGCGGGTGATGACCGCCGGCGCAGCCGGCACGCTGCTCGAACTCGCGCCGTAA
- a CDS encoding DUF1329 domain-containing protein codes for MHIRKFDFDYSRRNFMEKTAKGILTAGVLTPLWPLIAQAADITKAYPDELLSIEGYTKGKIKTGDVITADNVELVKNLLDPVAYKQVKEMGRRIRIVASTRDVTRMYPHEYLEATLRNKGKAKLDQDGNVVTTDGKPWIGGNPFPEGTTATEAFANLTLCWGRHDNSVYAVRDWEIGPDGDVSYQYDFVWVEENTVARVGAGGPYLKGLEDKLRFQSVFFTSPADVKGTSYLNTWYYDQRKFPDLVGYLPAFKRVRKFPTNQRFEPLVAGMALYLSDAWAAGDPMLTWGNYKIVGRGPFLGAVSENWYGDHANWERPVHGGPKGQTFFETQMELCPEVIVVEAEPVGYSRAPVSKKRVWIDVRNMMYVAYVTYDRRGEIWKQFEPHYSLYEKGGARILDGKNTAWSWAGVHCHDIQSNRMTRFVQAKTVAGGVSSGYNQAGLYEKYLTEQAMQRLGT; via the coding sequence ATGCATATCCGCAAATTCGACTTCGATTACAGCCGGCGCAACTTCATGGAGAAGACCGCCAAGGGCATCCTCACCGCCGGCGTGCTGACCCCGCTGTGGCCGCTCATCGCGCAGGCGGCCGACATCACCAAGGCCTATCCCGACGAGCTGCTGTCGATCGAGGGCTACACCAAGGGCAAAATCAAGACCGGCGACGTGATCACCGCCGACAATGTCGAACTCGTCAAGAACCTGCTCGACCCGGTCGCGTACAAGCAGGTCAAGGAGATGGGGCGGCGCATCCGCATCGTTGCCTCGACGCGCGACGTCACGCGGATGTACCCGCACGAATACCTCGAGGCGACGCTGCGCAACAAGGGCAAGGCGAAGCTCGACCAGGACGGCAACGTCGTGACCACCGACGGCAAGCCGTGGATCGGCGGCAATCCCTTCCCCGAGGGCACGACGGCGACCGAAGCCTTCGCGAACCTGACGCTGTGCTGGGGCCGCCACGACAACTCCGTGTATGCCGTGCGCGACTGGGAGATCGGCCCCGACGGGGACGTCTCCTACCAGTACGACTTCGTGTGGGTGGAAGAGAACACCGTTGCGCGGGTCGGGGCCGGCGGCCCCTACCTGAAGGGGCTGGAGGACAAGCTGCGCTTCCAGTCGGTGTTCTTCACCTCGCCCGCGGACGTCAAGGGGACGTCCTACCTCAACACCTGGTACTACGACCAGCGCAAGTTCCCCGACCTCGTCGGCTACCTGCCGGCCTTCAAGCGCGTGCGCAAATTCCCGACCAACCAGCGTTTCGAGCCGCTGGTGGCGGGCATGGCGCTCTACCTGTCGGACGCCTGGGCGGCCGGCGACCCGATGCTGACCTGGGGCAACTACAAGATCGTCGGCCGCGGCCCCTTCCTCGGCGCGGTGTCGGAGAACTGGTACGGCGACCACGCGAACTGGGAGCGCCCGGTGCACGGCGGCCCGAAGGGCCAGACCTTCTTCGAGACGCAGATGGAGCTGTGCCCCGAGGTGATCGTCGTCGAGGCCGAACCGGTGGGCTACTCGCGCGCGCCGGTGTCGAAGAAGCGGGTGTGGATCGACGTGCGCAACATGATGTATGTCGCCTATGTCACCTACGACCGCCGCGGCGAGATCTGGAAGCAGTTCGAGCCCCATTACAGCCTTTACGAGAAGGGAGGGGCGCGCATCCTCGACGGCAAGAACACGGCGTGGTCGTGGGCGGGCGTGCATTGCCACGACATCCAGTCGAACCGGATGACGCGCTTCGTCCAGGCCAAGACTGTCGCGGGCGGTGTGTCGTCGGGCTACAACCAGGCCGGCCTGTACGAAAAGTACCTGACCGAACAGGCCATGCAGCGGCTGGGGACCTGA
- a CDS encoding thiolase family protein, translated as MNQRVYVAGVGMTPFGKHLSTSVKQLTRVAVELALADAGCEAKDVQMAFFANAAQGHMEGQDMIRGQIALRAMGFEGLPVVNVENACASASTAFQMAVALVSGGAADVVLAVGAEKMFSDDKARTFGVFDGAWDVHDVAAGRDRLLRMGAGVEPPPGSVSAKPYSVFMDIYAAFGRMHMREYGSRQRQFAAVSAKNHHHSVHNPLSQYRQDYSIDEILAAPPITYPLTLPMCSPVSDGAAAAIVCSEAGLARLAGRTSRAIRVLGWALQGGSGRAAEAFDQHLVRTAARKVYEQAGVGPEDISVAEVHDATAIGEIIQSEVLGLCAPGTGGICAERGETRIGGRIPINPSGGLESKGHPIGATGLGQIHELVTQLRGEAGARQVEGARLALAENGGGLYGIEEAVACVTLLGR; from the coding sequence ATGAATCAACGAGTGTACGTAGCGGGCGTCGGCATGACGCCCTTTGGCAAGCACCTGAGCACCAGCGTCAAGCAGCTCACGCGCGTTGCGGTCGAGCTGGCCTTGGCCGACGCGGGTTGTGAGGCTAAGGATGTCCAGATGGCCTTCTTCGCCAACGCGGCGCAGGGCCACATGGAAGGCCAGGACATGATCCGGGGCCAGATCGCGCTGCGCGCCATGGGCTTCGAGGGGCTGCCGGTGGTCAATGTCGAGAACGCCTGCGCCAGCGCGAGCACCGCCTTCCAGATGGCGGTCGCCCTGGTCAGCGGCGGTGCGGCGGACGTCGTGCTCGCCGTCGGCGCCGAAAAGATGTTCTCCGACGATAAGGCGCGCACCTTTGGTGTCTTCGACGGCGCCTGGGACGTGCATGACGTGGCCGCGGGGCGCGACCGGCTGTTGCGCATGGGGGCCGGTGTAGAACCGCCTCCGGGGAGCGTCTCCGCGAAGCCCTACAGCGTGTTCATGGACATCTACGCCGCCTTCGGCCGCATGCACATGCGCGAGTACGGCAGCCGGCAGCGCCAGTTCGCCGCCGTGTCGGCCAAGAACCACCACCACTCGGTGCATAACCCGCTGTCGCAATACCGGCAGGACTACAGCATCGACGAGATCCTCGCCGCGCCGCCGATCACCTATCCGCTGACGCTGCCGATGTGTTCGCCGGTGAGCGACGGTGCGGCCGCCGCGATCGTGTGCAGCGAGGCCGGGCTGGCGCGGCTGGCGGGCCGGACGTCCCGTGCGATCCGGGTGCTGGGTTGGGCGCTGCAGGGCGGATCCGGTCGCGCGGCCGAAGCGTTCGACCAGCACCTGGTGCGCACCGCCGCGCGGAAGGTCTATGAGCAAGCCGGCGTGGGACCGGAAGACATCTCTGTCGCGGAGGTCCATGACGCCACCGCGATCGGCGAAATCATCCAGTCGGAAGTGCTCGGCCTGTGTGCGCCCGGAACCGGCGGAATCTGCGCAGAACGCGGGGAGACCCGGATCGGCGGGCGCATCCCGATCAATCCGTCTGGTGGCCTCGAATCGAAGGGGCATCCGATCGGCGCGACGGGGTTGGGCCAGATCCACGAACTCGTGACCCAGCTGCGCGGCGAAGCCGGCGCGCGCCAGGTCGAGGGGGCGCGGCTCGCGCTCGCCGAGAACGGCGGCGGCCTGTACGGCATCGAGGAGGCGGTCGCGTGCGTGACGCTGCTGGGGCGATGA
- a CDS encoding trans-acting enoyl reductase family protein: protein METNYEVVVYGASGYTGKLIAWKLAERRIPFIAAGRNQQRLDEEMARVPELAGRDYRCVAVSHDVASLTELFRGRKVVINVTGPFMQIGEPVVQACLAAGCHYFDTTGETDWMSLLKGEYGKRFAQAGLALCPANSYMWAEGLLAAEIALETPGIDSLEIAYLADSQTSVASTKSFLRMCTKPQYYIKDKTPTMWPYATGYTVTLPGEHELFNALPWSGGGEPVWYQGDERVRNCRVLVSFRNQVMFKAVLGILERFEKECRDLAPDEQERVTNQWGGEVTTVEPPREDPEVNRCVLSCHGRGNTASVNVVLRGNSPYIQTGVLGAEAARRVLRGQLQAVGFVSPAQAFGARNLLAALAEEGHLAWQVYSA, encoded by the coding sequence ATGGAGACCAATTACGAAGTCGTGGTGTACGGCGCCAGCGGTTACACCGGCAAGCTGATCGCGTGGAAGCTCGCCGAGCGCCGCATCCCCTTCATCGCCGCGGGCCGCAACCAGCAGCGGCTCGACGAGGAGATGGCACGAGTACCCGAGCTGGCGGGGCGCGACTATCGGTGTGTGGCGGTGAGCCACGATGTCGCTTCGCTGACTGAACTCTTCCGTGGCAGGAAGGTGGTCATCAACGTCACCGGCCCCTTCATGCAGATCGGCGAACCGGTGGTGCAGGCCTGCCTCGCCGCCGGGTGCCACTACTTCGACACCACGGGCGAAACGGACTGGATGTCGTTGCTCAAGGGCGAGTATGGCAAGCGCTTCGCGCAAGCAGGCCTGGCCCTGTGCCCGGCCAATTCCTACATGTGGGCGGAAGGGCTGCTGGCCGCGGAAATCGCGCTGGAAACACCGGGCATCGATTCGCTGGAGATCGCTTACCTGGCGGATTCGCAAACCAGCGTCGCATCGACGAAATCCTTCCTGCGGATGTGCACCAAGCCGCAGTACTACATCAAGGACAAGACGCCGACGATGTGGCCCTACGCCACCGGCTATACGGTCACGCTGCCGGGCGAGCACGAATTGTTCAACGCACTGCCCTGGAGCGGCGGCGGCGAACCGGTCTGGTATCAGGGCGACGAGCGCGTGCGCAATTGCCGGGTGCTGGTGTCCTTCCGCAACCAGGTGATGTTCAAGGCGGTGCTGGGCATTCTCGAACGCTTCGAGAAGGAGTGCCGGGATCTGGCGCCCGACGAGCAGGAGCGCGTGACGAACCAGTGGGGCGGGGAAGTCACGACGGTGGAGCCGCCGCGCGAGGATCCCGAGGTCAATCGCTGCGTGCTGTCGTGCCACGGCCGCGGCAATACCGCCTCGGTCAACGTCGTGTTGCGCGGCAATTCGCCCTACATCCAGACGGGGGTACTCGGCGCCGAGGCCGCCCGTCGCGTGCTGCGCGGCCAGCTTCAGGCGGTCGGCTTCGTGTCGCCGGCGCAAGCCTTCGGCGCCCGCAACCTGCTCGCGGCCCTGGCCGAGGAAGGCCACCTCGCGTGGCAGGTGTACAGCGCGTGA